CATAGGTGAAGCCACAATTATTTCTGAAACTGCTCAAGGAAGGTAAAACAGCATATTGTTCAATTTTTTCATTCTAAAAgtttaaaaatcatttttttttcttagttaattttttttttcctgttaatTGTAGTCGCCCAAATTCTCCCGGTATTTGGACAAAAGAGCAGGTAGAAGCCTGGAAACCTATGGTGGATGCTGTGCATGCAAAGGGTAGTATCTTCTTTTGCCAGATTTGGCATGCTGGAAGGGTGTCTAACTATGGTGTGCTCTTGACCATATACCctttcttatttaatttttggttatttttaatattaagGATGCTTGTTCTGTTATTGTTCTCATCCAATTTTTCCAACCCAGTCCCTCTATACAGATTATCAGCCAAATGGGCAGGCTCCCGTCTCATCCACAGACAAACCACCAAAGCCAATGGCAAACCCCCATGGTCCTGATGTAACAGAGTTCACACCTCCAAGAAGATTAAAGACGCATGAAATCCCtcaaatcatcaataatttcaGAATTGCTGCTAGAAATGCTATAGAAGCTGGTAAAGTTTCAAAACAAATTTAGTTTTGAGCAAAATGTGAAAATGTTATTAAAGATTGAGAAGTTTAGACTTTATGAAAAGGTTATTGGccaaatttaaataatcaaaatctaTTTAAGGGGAAGCATTGTTTGATAATTATAAACAATTCTTCCAATAtgtcaaagaaaataaattttagagTGAGATATGTGCTTCTTATAAGAATAGCCACACTTCTTTCATTAGCATTTGgagatattttcttttatttggagATCAGATAGCAGAATCTTCCAATAGGGGGCTCTGAATatttaatgaggagagagagtgttaaTCTTTGTAAGAGGGTGTGTACTATTAGCAGTGTGcccttccttttcccttttaatgtatgtcttgaaattttaataattaaggctgcgtttgttagtcatcaagaaaaatatttctgacGTTTTTCCGttttatgggaacaaaaaacaaggaataaaacgtttggtgtcaacttagtgttttttttgttcttttgaaaaaaaaaaaaaaaaaaaaaggctagaaATTTTTGGTTTCGTTCTAAATACAGAAAAAAATGAACTAGGGTAATCATTTCTAAAATAGGTTCACCGAAcaccattttttaattttaaaacggcattttgacacagaaaatgaaaattatgtttttgacacgaaacgtcgtttctggaactgaatgactaccaaacgcagcttGAGTCATTGGAACCATAGTGGTTCACATTTTGTGGGTTGTATCTTTCTTCATGGCTAATCCTTTAAGCATATACTTTTAATAACACTAATTTTCATATCTTGCTTAAATTCTTCTttgactgtaggctttgatggAGTTGAGATCCATGGGGCTCATGGCCTCCTACTTGATCAGTTCATGAAAGACCAAGTAAATGACCGAACAGATGAATATGGTGGGAGCTTAAGAAATCGTTGCCGATTTCCTCTAAAAGTAGTTAAGGCTGTTGTTGATGAGAAAGAGCTGATAAAGTTGGGATTAGGCTCTCACCTTTTGCTGATTATTATGGTTCTGGAGACTCAAACCCAGAAGCTCTTGGCCTTTTTATGGCTGAATCCCTTAACAGAAACAGGATTCTCTATTGCCACATGGTAGAGCCAAGGATGATTACAGTTGGGGAAAAGGCTGAAACTCCCCACAGTCTTCTACCCATGAGAAGGGCTTTCAATGGCACTTTTATTGCAGCTGGGGGCTATGATAGGGAAGATGGGAACAGAGAAATTGTTACTAACTACTCAGATCTTGTGGCTTATGGTCGCTTGTTCTTAGCCAATCCAGATTTGCCAAGGAGGTTTGAGCTTAATGCTCCTCTTAACAAGCACAATAGAGCAACAATATACCTACCTGATCCCGTAATCGTCGGTTACACTGATTATCCATTTCTTGATTCTAAGACTCCAAATTCAGAAATGTAAGAGAAGTTCAGTTATCATGTTACAAGCTAAGCATTTGAAGAGAGTTTGATAGTTTTGTTGTTGGCTTTGTGTTTTTTCATCCTTGTAATAGAATCATTATGGATTGTATAAGTGAAGACATTTTTAATCTAATGACCATGACCCCCCCGTAGCTTGCAGTTTGGATGCCAAGCTCCCAACATATATATCCCTAACAGTGGCATACTGCtcctattcccccccccccaatatattttttttgcaaacAGTACACCCcacatttcattttttatttttttttacagttGAACaggttagagaaaaaaaatggaaatccagagaaggaaatgaggaaaaattctagaaaaaaaatagaggaaaccttagttttttttttttttggctaaagatcAGAAAATTGtgttaaaaatgaaataatgaaaaCTTACAGAACCACTTTAGAACCCTGCTTCACTTTCAGTATGACCATCAGCAAAACAGAGCTCCAAAgcaaaaaatagagaatttaCAGAACCACTTTACAACCCTACTTCACCTTCGGCTTGGCTATCAGCAAAACAGAGCtccaaagcaaaagaaattacATAAACCTATAACGAGGTTTATGCTGTAAATcccattccaaatcaaaagaaataaaagctgGAGTAGAATCCCAGGTAGATGAACATCGAGTTACTGTTGCGTGTTTTACTAGTCTGTCCACCACAGTATTTCTTTCATAGTAGTAGTGAACAATACTCCAAGAGATATTATTTATTAGTCTTTGAAATGCCACCAATTCTGCTTAAAGCACCAAAGAATGGCTTGCTTTTGAACACAAGTGACCACTGCTTGAGAATCACACTCTATTATCAGATTTTTAACTCCTTTGATAGCTGCACACTTCAGACCCTGAAATAATGCTGCAAATTCAGCCATAAAATTTGTTCCCACACTTGATATATCGCATAACAGACTAAGCTTGTACCATTCTCAGCTCTAATAATATAAAGTGTGTAAACACTAAGCTTGTACCATTCTCAGCTCTAATAATATAAAGTGTGTAAACACCTCTTTATTGGCAATTAACTTTTGTAAGAAATGCAACAAGGTTTCTTGATAATTTAAATGAGTTGGGAATACTCCCAACTCCTACCAAGTGACCCGGACATGATTATTTCATCTCCCATTACTTGGGTGAAGATCTCCTCATGCACTGCCTTGTCCTTCTATATTTCCTTAAGTTGCTCATTGAGGGGGTTCAACAATATCAGTCTACTAGTCATATTAAATTATTAAAGATAGTGAGTGACTGAGAGAGAAATTAGATATGCATGTTTGATGTCAATCAGATCATTAGAAAGAAGATATGATAAAGGAAGAAGTAACAAGAATAGGTAGCATTTGAATATTATCTGAGATAGTTTGAGAAATCTTAATTTCACTCAACAATTTAATCATCTTCTGAAATAACTGATGCTAAAAATTCCTCAATTCTCTTCTGAACCCAATATCTACAACTATTTGCTTCTTTGTGGATATTGCTTGTGCTCCTTCCATGTGATATGCAAATcacctaaaaaataaatttgctGAATTACTCTCCGTATTTGGCAACCAAGCTTTTTAGAACTCTTTCCttcaaaaacaaattaaaattaattttttttttgaaatattataagatttactttttttcttttttggggtgggTCAAGGGCCCATAGTCCAATAGAGCGGCCGAGGAAAGAGGAGATTTTGGAGGGGGAACTAGAACTCAAGGTATGCTACAGTGGTAGTCATTAAACGATATTAACTAAAATAAATACTGATATTACGAAACTATCCAAAATAATGGTCATTTCACATCTATAGCATACATATTAAAAGGGCAGGTGCAGGGCCACATTCCTTTAATTTGAAAGTAATTTACCTTTaggtaggggtgcaagtttggcttTGATGGCCCGAACCCACCCTTGGCCCGCCCTGATCTTGAGCAAGTACCGAtgcaaaaattttggccctgaggacCGGTCCGACCCTGAAATTTTTGACCCTAAGTCAGGGTTAGgatgggtaagggttgatgtctttggcctgcCCAGTCCGCCCTGAACCCGACACTAATTGTTTTACCCTGAGTTTTGGCCCAGTTTGATCCTAATTTTTGCCCCTAatgttgaccctggttgtgaccctgatgttaactctgaatttaacctaattttatttgtttgacattgagtcattgacacctcaaaacttctaatatatcttctcaccgatctctcttgcattttttaccagaaaaaaaaaagatcccccttgctttttttaccaagaaaaaaaaaagatatcttGCTCTCTGCGTCTAAGGAATCATAGAAGTTCTCTGAGTCTCTGCCACAGAAGTTCTCTGGCTCTCTGCGTCTCTAcattctttggattttttgttttcttaaaatgttctcttctttgtttaacatgacaagagttttgagatcttcagattgtttgccttattaggatgatttctttgtttatcatcataaataattgaaattttttggattatttactttcttaggatgatctcatatttgtttaccataatagttggagttatttgtattgtttgaatgtttgttttaggatgttctcctcataacaagtaatttgtaactttgtatttttatcTCCACTTtataatgaatattttttatttttaagttatttcatattttgcagggtcagggTATATCTAGTCTTTtatggcaaaccaaggtcaggGTCAAGGTCATCCCGACCCAACTTTGAAAAATTAGGGCCAATTAGGGCGGGTAAAGattgggctgaaccctgaagggtagggccAAGGTTGAAGTTTTACGGCCCTGAATTAGGTTCAGGAcaggtttgggcccagttaaggagactcagggttgggttagggttttaagaaatccaGCCCAACCTGGCCTTGTTGCACCCCTACCTTCagtattatatttatatatatatattttttttctagaattGTCATTGTAATGCATACTTTTTAAATTTACATGGGAAATGATAGGGTTTTActttcattggaaaaaaaatagcatacatattaaaagggcaaaaagtgataatgatatatttttgctTCAATGGAAACCTTCCCTTaagtttagcaaaaaaaaaaaaacctccctTGACATACATACCtaaatttttctctctttatttttaggtaatttattattttattcatgaaaaaaaaaattgaatttcaagataaaaaaagataaaaaagatttTGTGTGGGAATGTAACGACTGCCAGACATAAGAGGAGTTAAGCGAAGGGCGATGATTGTCTGCCATGGGTGTGAGCATCGGACTATCGAGACGACATCGACACTTGCCTCGATATGGTTCCAATCATCGGATGCTCGCCGCACTACTATGAAAGGCAAAAATGCCAACCCCGCTAATATTGCCATATGTGTTTTTATTGGCTCCATGTTAGTATAGGGCTACGCTCCTAGACCAAGAACtctttactaaaaaaaataaaaaattcaagcctTAGACAGTAATTGAACAATAAATTCAACacggaaaaagaaaaattcgaTTTGATCTTCGGTTAAGCTGTTCTTTTATCGGAAAATTCACATTTTCTCAACAGGGTCACCTCACCTCTCACCACCAGGCGAGGTGACTGGTGACCCTTTGGATGCATTCGTCACTGGTGACTCCATCCATCCATCACCCATCCTCATTTGAACATTCCATTTTCTCAGGGAAAAGAAATCTTCAGTCTTcgatcaaaaaagaaaaacaaaatcctCAGTCTTCAACCCAGATATGCCTAGATATTGGAAATTATCCAATTAGTCAGTATCAAACTATTGATTTGTGAGACGAATCTGGCCTGTTTTCTCTGGGGTGATTCATTTGAATTCAAATGTTTGATGGAGTTTGAGTGTCTTGATCAAATtgaagtcttttttttcttgctaaaccaaatTGAAGTCACTTGGCCTACCAAAATGCCCATTCTCCTGTCTATAAAGAACAGAAGCAAAAGTTTGGAACTTTaccaaaaagaattaaaatggCTTCAAGCAAAACAGAGGTGGAATCAAttgtgagagaaggagaagaagaagctgagAAGAATCTTCggttactaaaaaaaataaaaaattcaagcctTAGACAGTAATTGAACAATAAATTCAACacggaaaaagaaaaattcgaTTTGATCTTCGGTTAAGCTGATCTTTTATCGGAAAATTCACATTTTCTCAACAGGGTCACCTCACCTCTCACCACCAGGCGAGGTGACTGGTGACCCTTTGGATGCATTCGTCACTGGTGACTCCATCCATCCATCACCCATCCTCATTTGAACATTCCATTTTCTCAGGGAAAAGAAATCTTCAGTCTTcgatcaaaaaagaaaaaaaaaatcctcagtCTTCAACCCAGATATGCCTAGATATTGGAAATTATCCAATTAGTCAGTATCAAACTATTGATTTGTGAGACGAATCTGGCCTGTTTTCTCTCTGGGGTGATTCATTTGAATTCAAATGTTTGATGGAGTTTGAGTGTCTTGATCAAATtgaagtcttttttttcttgctaaaccaaatTGAAGTCACTTGGCCTACCAAAATGCCCATTCTCCTGTCTATAAAGAACAGAAGCAAAAGTTTGGAACTTTaccaaaaagaattaaaatggCTTCAAGCAAAACAGAGGTGGAATCAAttgtgagagaaggagaagaagaagctgagAAGAATCATCTGATGGCTGGTGCTGCAGTCACTTCTATACCTCTTCTCACTCCGTACAAGATGGGAAAGTTTCTACTTTCTCACAGGTTTGTCACAATATCCATTCTGTCTGGTTTTTCTTGTACTGGTTGTGCTTGGTTTTGCTTCAAGttactgttgttgttgttgttttctaattttagtaCCCATTAAAAGCAAATGAGAAAATTTCCATTAGAAGTCCTTCAATTTGTCAATCTCTAAAACTCTGCCCtgcacttttttttcttccccatttaAAGCAAATGAGAAAATTTCCATTAaaaagacttttttttctttgtcaatTTGTTTCATGTCTATGATTCAAATGGAGGACAAAGACCTGACCATTTTATCCTCCTTCAGTTCTGAAAAATTGGCGTTTGGTCTTCCATGCACATGCAGACtagatattctctctctctctctctctctctctctcttcccccctttTACCAACCATTTTATATGGATCAAACGTTCTTATCAGAATCCTGCCTGAAGTAGTCAACTTTCAGTTTAATTCTAAACATGAACTGTTTAAATCTTCATTCATTTGCTAGGCAAGCCTCCTGTAGTAAGAGTAGTAGTTATAAACCCTGTACGCCATCCCTATGGGGGTGGTGAAGGAGACACAATTAGTAGATAAGAAAACCCACAACCCTTGGGGTTATCCCGTGTTTGGAAGAAGTAGAGAAAGGAATAAATTTAGTGATAGTTTGATTCTTTGTTGCTGTACTAAATGGGACAGAAAATATAAtatccttcttcatcttcatcaatccaCTTGGTTACATCTGCACCCTACTATTTCTAAAATATTTAGGTaccatttgataacatttctgctgtttctgtgtctagaaacagcagaaacggcttttcatgttttctgaaacaaaaacggattttttgatgtttgataaacctgtttctcgaaacgttttttgcagatataatgccactaaaaaacccaatagaatcatcggatgcccaaaagagagagagggttcggttgcctctttttaggtttaaatatttgagagatttattgggcacaacaaccttttttttctcccaaatttgtttctagaaatgacgaaGACTTATTTTGTCagagtcgtttctagaattgtaaatagacataaattttgatttacgtttctagaaataggtgaaacggaacaactttatcaaatgctttttacaCTGTTTTTCCGTTtccaagaacaagaaaaagcagaaacggcagaaatggaacgttgtcaaacggtgccttaatagattctatttttaacattcatttttatttaatttagtttttcttatgttcattttaaatttaaaataatatgaaaatcTTATTCATAAAATCCTAATCCTGAAACTgtatacaaaaagaaaaatggcttTCTTTAGATTTCCTCTCTCTAAACCAATGGTTGGGGGGCAAGATTCAGATTGTATGTTTGCCAGATTCCGACCCATATGCAGGGACATAGGAAGCATCCAAAAACAAAATGTCCAAATAAATATCCATGCCCAGACCAATAAAATATTCATGCCAAAATCTTTATATCCATTGATAAACTGTGAAAAGTTTAACCATAGAACAATCTAATGTGCATTCTTTCAATGTGTTCTCATCCATTACATATCGGTAACTAATGGAGTATTCTTCAATGTGTTCTGATCCACTCTATATATATGGCATCCATTGTCCTTGACTTTTTACAACAGTACCCTGTATAAGGACTTAATCTCACATCTTGATTGATGCCAGATGGGAATAATCTACAGAGAGACTACTGGATTTGGTCCGAacaccttttattttcttattttttttccacttgCTGACCTGCATGTTTCCAACTGAGGAACTACAAAGTCATCTGATTTCTGTTCTAATTACAAGATGTTTTGGATATGCCAAACAGACAATGAAATTTGATGATTCAGTTCTTGTaagcttaaaaataaaaacctccaTCTTAAAAGCTTGCtgatttattattgtattttagTTGATCCACCTCTTAAAACAAGAAACCTTATTTATATTATGAACTTTCAGAGTGGTTTTGGCACCTTTGACAAGACAGAGGTCTTACAACAATGTTCCTCAACCACATGCTATTTTATATTACTCTCAAAGAACCACCAAAGGGGGGTTGCTCATAAGTGAGGCCACAGGTGTTTCTGATACTGCCCAAGGGTAAAATTTCCTTCTGTCAAATTTTCATTCTAAAGGTTTGTAAGATCAAttattgtatttatttattttcttcttcttaaattgTAGACTCCCACATACTCCAGGTATTTGGACAAAAGAGCAGGTAGAAGCCTGGAAACCTGTAGTGGATGTTGTTCATGCAAAGGGTGGTGTCTTCTTTTGCCAGATATGGCATGTGGGAAGGGTGTCTGCTTCTGGTATGTTCTTGatcatatatttttcttcttctgtcaaTATTCTATGATGTTAAATATACTGTCTTTCAGAGCATGAGCATGATAgtccaaaagaaaatattgcaATAACTCTTTGTTTTGTCTCCTGAAGAAATATACTCACCTCTTTCTCTGAATTGTCGACTAATATGGGTAAATTGAGCTAATATTAAGATTGAGAAGTACTGGTTGTGTACAATCACACCTTTCTTATAAAAATCATTGTTGCAGAACTCTGAACTATCACTCCTAGACATGTTCTACCATTGATTGCATATTGTCTTCTGTGCCTAATGTGAAATCTCAACATTAAATTTCACTCATCAGTTGcaaaaaatgctgaaattttggattatGGCAAGCCAATACTGATGGGAAACTACACCAACTAAACTTTGGCAAAGAATATGTGGCACCTGGTTGGTCTAAAGGTGACTTTTTTTCACCAGGAATTTATTGAATTGGGAAAAATATGACCTGTGTCAAATAATGGACACAAGTCTCTAtatctataatgaaataaaaccctaaagtgGGCTTAAGGGTCCGTTTGGATAACACCTCTAAAACCCATAATTACAATAGTCAATTATTCCAACATTCCCCTTCAAGTTGCCCATTTTGTTTGACCAAGCAAATCAAAGCCGATAGCTCAAAACCAGAGGCGGAGACCAACCCTAATAGCAACAAATCGATTCAGGACAAATTCAGAAGTAGAAGACACGAACAAAATCAGGTATGGTTTGCATCAGACCttcattgaaaccctagttcttatttttctaagaaATAGAGCTTCACCATTAGCATGATACCTTTGAACAACTCTCAAACTAGTAACTTGttaagctttgataccatgtaaagagaaagagagagagagagacctgtgATTGTGGAGCAAAGTCCAATTGATTAGATTAGGGATGCCCTCgttcattcattaaatagaatagctattacaagtcctactaggaataggaaagagtaaaataaaacaaaataggaaactaatactaATTGCAAACTTCTAATTGTATTCAGTCCTAATAAGACTAGGACAACCCACAATCCTAATAGGATTAGGAAAACCCAAGGGGGGTAGTCTGGGACTTGCGCTAGACTTCTCATTTCTCTCGGTAGACTTCTAACAACAATAAATGAATAAACCACAACTATGAATAAGCTATGAATAAGTGGGAGCCAAATGGCATATAGGTGTGCATACCCTTGgatttggggtggggggggaagGTAAGGAAGATTTCGTACTTAGTTTAATATTGTTAGTTATCTGATACTATTCAGTTCTTCTGAGTGTTGTTTGGTGCTCCAATGAATGATTTGCTTGTTACATATGGACAAGGAGTTTGACTTTCTCGAAATAGACTTCTGTGCTATTTACTGACCACTGCCATGATATCAAAACTAGCTCATACATTGGTTTATGTGCTCATGTATTGGGCCAGAATTTGTATAAATTTTTTGGATCTTGTTGTTTTGGCTTCAATTTGGATGCGACTCTGTGGAACAAAATATTTGAATTGTACAAAAGGataacatactttttttttttttttttttgtgaataccTATAGGACACTCTAAAATTTTTCTCTTGTACATACTTTACACCCATTTTTTTTGTATACTATTAAGGTTATTGATTCTGTTATTGTGGAATTATAGCATTGTATAGAAATTCATTTTGTTGACTGATCCAGTTGATTACTTTGAAATCTTAGGTCCTTTAATGATTGTCCATTTCCAATTTCCTGACCCAATCCCTCTATACAGATTTTCAGCCAAATGGGCTGGCTCCCATTTCATCCACAGATTAACCACCAGAGCCAATTGTTCACACCAGTGGTGTTGTTGAAACAAAGATCACACCTCCAAGACGGTTAAAGACACATGAAATCCCTCAAATCGTCAATGATTTCAGAATTTCTGCTAGAAATGCTATAGAAGCTGGTAAGGTTTCAAAACATATTTAGTTTTCAGCAAAATGCTAaatgattataaaatttaaGTAGTCTAGACCTTATTGTAAGCTGATTGGCCACATTTAGATGATCAAACTCCCTGAGAGAGAAAGCATTAATGTATGATAATTATAAGCAATTCTTCCATTAGCAGTTGGGACTATTTTCTTTTAGATGAAGATTAAGATAAGCTAGCAGTATGTAGATTAGCCCCTGATGGGTGTCTGTACACGTGGAATGTGTGGTCCCACATACACTCGCGTATGTATTATTAATGGTGACTTTGATACAATGTTAAAAAGCTCAACCAATGTGTCGTCCCTAATGCTTAAGGTGTTGGGTAGAGAGTTCCAACTGATATATGGAGTCATCATACTTCCACAAATTTGTCTCAGATTTATGACAACCTCATTGCAGATCATATTTTCTTTTGAGGGCCATTTACTGCCACCTTACTCCTAACATCTGAGTagttaagggggtgtttggttcggtaaatcaaatggtgtatgtatcggatatgaatgtcaatcttttgatagacatttttctgaattatgtttctttttgaaaaattgtttggttgccttaaAGCTAAGGCTAGTGCATGTTTCTcgtgggttgagatattggcttccgtagagaccgtcttttccctttttcctttaatactaggtggtaaaaatgttactcaaatctgagtttaagtgttgaggtaaactcacaTTTGGatcacatcctttgtaatatggtcattcatgggaagtaagatgctcacttatgagggtcatcctaggggaaccaaacaactccaaaaattaagaatgatcattctaaagaatatcatcccaaagatttaccgaaccaaacaaaACTTAGTAGTAAGAACTAAATCCACATCAGCTAAGTTATCAGCCTATTTACTTAATAATGGGTCCACATATCCATGTTGGAGTATCGACTTTAGTTTTAGATATATGTACTTATCTCACTTAAATTCTTCTTTGACTACAGGCTTTGATGGAGTTGAGATCCATGGGGCTCATGGCTACCTACTTGATCAGTTCATGAAAGACCAAGTAAATGACCGAACAGATGAATATGGTGGGAGCTTACAAAATCGTTGTCGCTTCCCTCTAGAAGTAGTTGAGGCTATTGTCAATGAGATTGGAGCTGATAAAGTTGGGATGAGGCTCTCACCTTTTGCAGATTATTTCAGTTCTGGAGACTCAAACCCAGAAGCTCTTGGCCTTTACATGGCAGAATCCCTTAACAGATACAGGATTCTCTATTGCCACATGGTAGAGCCAAGGATGattaaaattttggaaaaggcTGTAACTCTCCACAGTCTTCTACCCATGAGAAGGGCTTTCAATGGCACTTTTATTGCAGCTGGGGGCTATGATAGGGAAGATGGGAACAGAGCAATTGCTACCAACTACTCAGATCTTGTGGCTTATGGTCGCTTCTTCTTGGCCAATCCAGATTTGCCAAAGAGGTTTGAGCTTAATGCTCCTCTTAACAAGTACAATAGAAAAACAATGTACATACCCGATCCCGTAATCGGTTACACTGACTATCCATTTCTTGATTCTACGACTCCAAATTCGGAAACGTAAGAGAAATTCAGTGGTCATGTTATCTTTTATGTATTGTAGAAGTGATTTTGATAgcttcattgtttgatcttggaGAATgtggtaaaataaaaaaaggggccATGCACCCTTAGTAGGTTGGGGAATAAGATGAAGTCACCCCCGATCTAAGAACCAGACTTCATTTATATTCCATCCTTTCTTGAATGCCATGTTCATTCCTTTTTAGATACCTTTCGCTTCCACTGCTTCTCTTTGAATAGTTGTAATAGAATTTGTATCATTGATCCTAAACTAACCTTGTGAGAGAATTCCATATGCCCACCCTGAACCTGAGTTCAAAAGATTAGTTGCATCCACACAAACCAAAATTGGGTATgtcattgattaaaaa
This genomic stretch from Macadamia integrifolia cultivar HAES 741 chromosome 2, SCU_Mint_v3, whole genome shotgun sequence harbors:
- the LOC122072171 gene encoding putative 12-oxophytodienoate reductase 11, with product MASSKTEVESIVREGEEEAEKNHLMAGAAVTSIPLLTPYKMGKFLLSHRVVLAPLTRQRSYNNVPQPHAILYYSQRTTKGGLLISEATGVSDTAQGLPHTPGIWTKEQVEAWKPVVDVVHAKGGVFFCQIWHVGRVSASDFQPNGLAPISSTD
- the LOC122064410 gene encoding putative 12-oxophytodienoate reductase 11, with product MYLSHLNSSLTTGFDGVEIHGAHGYLLDQFMKDQVNDRTDEYGGSLQNRCRFPLEVVEAIVNEIGADKVGMRLSPFADYFSSGDSNPEALGLYMAESLNRYRILYCHMVEPRMIKILEKAVTLHSLLPMRRAFNGTFIAAGGYDREDGNRAIATNYSDLVAYGRFFLANPDLPKRFELNAPLNKYNRKTMYIPDPVIGYTDYPFLDSTTPNSET